A genomic stretch from Halococcus saccharolyticus DSM 5350 includes:
- a CDS encoding transcription factor TFIIE subunit alpha, whose amino-acid sequence MAFEDLLEDPVVQTYLHELVGPRGMPVAAAPPDGEVTDEELAEDLGLELNDVRRALFILYENDLASYRRLRDEDSGWLTYLWTFEYESIPGNLQDEMGRLLEALEERREYERNNEFYLCEVDSLRFEFGEAMEFGFECPQCGSELESMENDRLIDAMDERIDDLRDSLTVPA is encoded by the coding sequence ATGGCGTTCGAGGACCTCCTCGAGGATCCGGTGGTACAGACGTACCTCCACGAGCTCGTCGGCCCGCGCGGGATGCCCGTCGCCGCTGCGCCGCCCGACGGCGAAGTGACCGACGAAGAGCTCGCCGAGGACCTCGGACTCGAACTCAACGACGTCCGACGAGCACTCTTTATCCTCTACGAGAACGACCTCGCGAGCTATCGTCGGCTCCGTGACGAGGACTCGGGCTGGCTCACTTACCTCTGGACATTTGAATACGAGTCGATCCCCGGCAATCTCCAGGACGAGATGGGGCGGCTGCTCGAAGCCCTGGAGGAGCGCCGGGAGTACGAGCGCAACAACGAGTTTTACCTCTGCGAGGTCGATTCGCTCCGGTTCGAGTTCGGCGAGGCGATGGAGTTCGGGTTCGAGTGCCCCCAGTGTGGCTCCGAGCTCGAATCGATGGAGAACGACCGGTTGATCGACGCGATGGACGAGCGCATCGACGACCTCCGCGATTCACTCACCGTCCCCGCCTGA
- a CDS encoding ABC transporter permease — protein sequence MGLGWYITRRVGWAFIVTFIIVSITWALLAAAPNPEIAQAATQVALQGGDPADAQAAAERARELRGLDAPLYQRYIDYVTGVYTLDWGWSETRSQPVIQAILGALYYTAQYSIPWTLLVIIIGPMVGLYSSATQYSWKDHLATGFAFFGYAIPNFFFGIILLLIFGVELGWIPVIYNTGVPVFSLENARQLAVPVFVLVTGSIGGIMRVSRNESAAFMNADFVKTANAKGVSKLRIYARHVLRPTMVPLSTTMISQLLYLFVGSSLLVEIVFGIPGIGRLSYRAIIAQDTSVVLGFTLFFTFVATIANLLQDITYTVLDPRIDFDDR from the coding sequence ATGGGACTAGGATGGTATATCACACGCCGGGTCGGCTGGGCGTTCATCGTGACGTTCATCATCGTCTCGATAACGTGGGCGCTGTTGGCCGCCGCGCCGAACCCCGAGATCGCGCAGGCAGCAACCCAGGTCGCGCTTCAGGGCGGGGATCCGGCGGATGCGCAGGCGGCCGCGGAGCGGGCGCGCGAACTCCGCGGACTCGACGCTCCGCTCTATCAACGATACATCGACTACGTCACCGGTGTCTACACCCTCGACTGGGGCTGGTCGGAAACCCGGAGTCAGCCGGTGATCCAGGCGATCCTCGGGGCGCTGTACTACACGGCACAGTACTCGATCCCGTGGACGCTGCTGGTGATCATCATCGGGCCGATGGTGGGGCTGTACTCGTCGGCCACCCAGTACAGCTGGAAGGACCACCTGGCGACGGGCTTTGCCTTCTTCGGGTACGCGATCCCGAACTTCTTCTTCGGGATCATCCTCCTGTTGATCTTCGGCGTCGAACTCGGGTGGATCCCGGTGATCTACAACACGGGCGTGCCGGTGTTCAGCCTCGAGAACGCCAGACAGCTCGCGGTACCCGTGTTCGTTCTCGTGACCGGCTCCATCGGCGGGATCATGCGGGTGTCACGCAACGAGTCGGCGGCGTTCATGAACGCGGATTTCGTGAAAACCGCGAACGCGAAGGGCGTCTCGAAGCTCAGGATCTACGCACGACACGTCCTCCGACCGACGATGGTGCCGCTGTCGACGACGATGATCAGCCAGCTCCTGTACCTGTTCGTCGGGTCGTCGTTGCTCGTCGAGATCGTCTTCGGGATTCCGGGGATCGGCCGGCTGAGCTACCGCGCCATCATCGCACAGGACACGAGCGTCGTACTGGGGTTCACGCTGTTTTTCACGTTCGTCGCCACGATCGCGAACCTCCTTCAAGACATCACATACACCGTGCTCGACCCACGGATCGACTTCGATGATCGATAA
- a CDS encoding ABC transporter substrate-binding protein produces MSQGPARRGNEKHKRIDRRSWLKAIGVAGAAGLAGCSGGGGGGGDGTSQSGGGNGSNGSQPSNATNGSALGGDGNETGNQSNETSSGGVPEVGGTYSTITSSSPETLNPLYNTEDGAGDLISYALDLGYGFRPGTEYFPRLYDMTTDQGNVWVAKLRENLEFGGDYGEVTAEDFVYQITELHQSEWAATADASSWPSEVNVEATGDYEFQIELPNSNALYPETYDPLLYPIPMELMQPYVEEQNADGLRQDEELLGLGFAGNMGAYTLDSRNRSSSLTYKRNENYYLRDAEGVPERFSEAPYFDTLEVQIVPESQSRLAALEAGETDSASVPFNRVSKFRNLERTDVYVIPQPYNEVCVYNMRDNGWNAGPGNLFRKKKFRQGLGCAVNKQRLSKGVFRGFADVEYTWQPQWSKWYPDDNSNIMQFGTGDLYGPEATQSRIKEAISDTDYGYSGGNLKNPNGETVTLSLYHSAGQPTERSMADFIAQEFKQNAGINVEVSAIQGAQFSREYWQQQIPDNPDQYEWSEGSNNAGPREVTSANPWDMTVVFGLNTYPLNPTTASVFFQKDSAYNPYGYYPSWNASELFERASNATSEEELQPIFNEIFAKISEDQPMGMLAFPADTIGYATGINGPQENFFSEWDFSAWYRNG; encoded by the coding sequence ATGTCACAGGGCCCCGCACGACGTGGCAACGAGAAACACAAACGAATCGATCGACGCAGTTGGCTCAAGGCGATCGGTGTCGCTGGCGCTGCTGGTCTGGCCGGTTGTAGCGGCGGTGGCGGTGGTGGCGGCGACGGTACCTCCCAATCCGGTGGTGGCAACGGGTCGAACGGCAGTCAGCCCTCGAACGCGACGAACGGCTCGGCGCTCGGTGGTGATGGCAACGAGACCGGCAACCAGAGCAACGAAACCTCCAGCGGTGGTGTCCCCGAGGTCGGTGGGACGTACAGCACGATCACGTCCTCGTCGCCGGAGACGCTGAACCCACTGTACAACACGGAAGACGGTGCCGGTGACCTGATCTCCTACGCGCTCGATCTGGGGTACGGCTTCAGGCCGGGAACGGAGTACTTCCCGCGGCTGTACGACATGACTACGGACCAGGGGAACGTGTGGGTCGCGAAACTCCGCGAGAACCTCGAGTTCGGTGGTGACTACGGCGAGGTCACCGCGGAGGACTTCGTCTACCAGATCACCGAACTCCACCAGAGCGAGTGGGCCGCGACCGCGGACGCCTCGTCGTGGCCGAGCGAGGTCAACGTCGAGGCGACGGGCGACTACGAGTTCCAGATCGAACTCCCGAACTCGAACGCACTGTACCCCGAGACGTACGATCCGCTGCTGTACCCGATCCCGATGGAGCTGATGCAGCCGTACGTCGAGGAGCAAAACGCCGACGGCCTCCGGCAGGACGAGGAACTCCTCGGGCTGGGGTTCGCCGGGAACATGGGTGCGTACACCCTCGACAGCCGAAACCGTTCGAGCAGCCTCACGTACAAACGAAACGAGAACTACTACCTCAGGGACGCCGAGGGCGTGCCCGAACGCTTCAGTGAGGCTCCGTACTTCGATACCCTCGAGGTCCAGATCGTTCCGGAATCACAATCCAGACTCGCCGCGCTCGAAGCCGGCGAAACCGACTCGGCGAGCGTCCCGTTCAACCGCGTCTCGAAGTTCCGCAACCTCGAACGGACCGACGTCTACGTCATCCCGCAGCCGTACAACGAGGTCTGCGTGTACAACATGCGCGACAACGGCTGGAACGCGGGACCGGGCAACCTCTTCCGGAAGAAGAAGTTCCGGCAGGGACTCGGCTGTGCAGTCAACAAACAGCGCCTCTCGAAGGGTGTCTTCCGTGGGTTCGCCGATGTCGAGTACACGTGGCAGCCCCAATGGTCGAAGTGGTATCCCGACGACAACAGCAACATCATGCAGTTCGGGACGGGGGATCTGTACGGACCGGAGGCGACCCAGAGTCGCATCAAGGAAGCCATCTCAGACACGGACTACGGCTACAGTGGGGGCAATCTCAAGAACCCCAACGGCGAGACGGTGACCCTCAGCCTCTATCACAGCGCCGGCCAGCCAACCGAGCGGTCGATGGCCGATTTCATTGCTCAGGAGTTCAAACAGAACGCCGGCATCAACGTCGAGGTGTCGGCTATTCAGGGCGCGCAGTTCTCGCGGGAGTACTGGCAACAGCAGATCCCGGACAACCCCGACCAGTACGAGTGGAGTGAGGGGTCGAACAACGCGGGGCCGCGTGAGGTCACGAGCGCCAACCCGTGGGACATGACCGTCGTCTTCGGTCTCAACACCTACCCGCTCAACCCCACCACCGCAAGCGTGTTCTTCCAGAAGGACTCGGCGTACAACCCGTACGGCTACTACCCCTCCTGGAACGCCAGCGAGCTGTTCGAGCGGGCCAGCAACGCGACGAGCGAGGAGGAACTCCAGCCCATCTTCAACGAGATCTTCGCGAAGATCTCCGAGGACCAGCCGATGGGGATGCTCGCCTTCCCCGCGGACACGATCGGCTACGCGACGGGTATCAACGGCCCACAGGAGAACTTCTTTAGCGAGTGGGACTTCTCGGCGTGGTACCGCAACGGATGA
- a CDS encoding WD40/YVTN/BNR-like repeat-containing protein: MWQLGPDADEPDWQKIETPFENDLFEVVTTTDGPYAVGDGGVIVANRGNGWEVVTDEGPNVSQNQLRTLAVTDDGKRLWFAGSSGALGCYDVATNRKYDYSYPNEKTSTWESIAVSGDAGAEKILVANGSGEVLPFTIAGFEADWGVVAKPGSGSTLAGLAASPDGYGYGIDTSGNAYKTTKRDGWEDIGVIESQVKFYDIWAGAHDRVYVAAGKGRLYRYDNSYRDWTPIGVTKKQALRGFDLYEKQMVVVGDGGLVAQRTDGGERWEQVHTPTENTLYDLALGDPDVAVGKGGLVLQRPRGTSGTKTSPDGDKYTARGELYDDDTNAPGESDGGDSGSGSDSGSGSDSGSDSGSGSGPGSGSSMDSEMADQGGSSN, translated from the coding sequence ATGTGGCAGCTTGGCCCCGATGCGGACGAGCCGGACTGGCAGAAAATCGAGACACCGTTCGAGAACGACCTCTTCGAGGTCGTCACTACCACGGACGGTCCCTACGCAGTGGGCGACGGCGGCGTGATCGTCGCCAACCGCGGTAACGGGTGGGAAGTCGTCACCGACGAGGGTCCGAACGTGAGCCAGAACCAGCTCCGGACCCTTGCCGTGACCGACGACGGCAAGCGGCTGTGGTTCGCGGGATCGAGCGGCGCGCTCGGGTGCTACGACGTCGCGACCAACCGGAAGTACGATTACTCGTATCCGAACGAGAAGACCAGCACGTGGGAGTCGATCGCCGTCAGTGGGGACGCCGGTGCCGAGAAAATCCTCGTCGCCAACGGCTCCGGTGAAGTGCTGCCGTTCACGATCGCGGGGTTCGAAGCCGACTGGGGTGTGGTGGCGAAACCAGGGAGCGGGTCGACGCTCGCGGGACTCGCAGCCTCTCCCGACGGCTACGGCTACGGGATCGACACCAGCGGCAACGCCTACAAAACGACGAAACGCGATGGCTGGGAAGACATCGGCGTGATCGAGTCCCAGGTCAAGTTCTACGACATCTGGGCGGGCGCACACGATCGGGTGTACGTGGCGGCCGGGAAGGGGCGACTCTACCGCTACGACAACTCCTATCGCGACTGGACGCCCATCGGCGTCACGAAAAAGCAGGCCCTCCGTGGGTTCGATCTCTACGAGAAGCAGATGGTCGTCGTCGGCGACGGCGGTCTCGTCGCCCAGCGAACCGACGGCGGCGAGCGGTGGGAGCAGGTCCACACCCCCACCGAGAACACTCTCTACGACCTCGCGCTCGGCGACCCAGATGTCGCCGTCGGCAAGGGTGGTCTCGTCCTCCAGCGACCCCGAGGGACGTCCGGCACCAAGACGAGCCCGGACGGCGACAAGTACACCGCTCGGGGCGAACTCTACGACGACGACACGAACGCACCCGGTGAATCCGATGGGGGTGACTCGGGATCGGGTTCGGACTCCGGATCAGGATCGGATTCAGGTTCGGACTCCGGGTCGGGATCGGGCCCAGGTTCAGGTTCGAGCATGGACTCGGAAATGGCCGACCAGGGCGGCTCCTCGAACTGA
- a CDS encoding DJ-1/PfpI family protein, with protein sequence MTTALFVVSEEGYWGEECIEPLTSLSDASVDVTVATPSGDPPEIDERSVDPDEVGEETAEHVMDVHENDDRLNDPIPVAAADADDYDTVVFPGGHGTEWDINQDNHARTLLAETVAGDDGTALVVCHAVGILGFTWDESGERIVDGRDVTGFPNEWEEGIVDDHDRMPDGRKLPYWVEDEVRAAGANWDAELDADTSVTVDGDLVTARGPGSSAAAAETLLDELDIDGSD encoded by the coding sequence ATGACAACTGCACTGTTCGTCGTCAGCGAGGAAGGCTACTGGGGCGAGGAATGTATCGAGCCGCTCACCAGCCTCTCGGACGCGAGCGTCGACGTCACCGTGGCCACGCCGAGCGGCGATCCCCCGGAGATCGACGAGCGCTCGGTCGATCCCGACGAAGTCGGCGAGGAGACCGCCGAACACGTCATGGACGTCCACGAGAACGACGATCGACTCAACGACCCGATTCCGGTCGCGGCCGCCGACGCCGACGACTACGACACGGTGGTGTTCCCCGGCGGTCACGGCACCGAATGGGACATCAACCAGGACAACCACGCCCGCACGCTGCTGGCTGAGACGGTCGCTGGCGACGACGGCACGGCGCTCGTGGTCTGTCACGCCGTCGGAATCCTCGGGTTCACGTGGGACGAGAGCGGCGAGCGGATCGTCGACGGCCGAGACGTCACCGGCTTCCCGAACGAATGGGAGGAAGGAATCGTCGACGACCACGACAGAATGCCCGACGGGCGGAAACTCCCCTACTGGGTCGAGGACGAAGTCCGTGCAGCGGGTGCCAACTGGGACGCCGAACTCGACGCCGACACGAGCGTCACCGTCGACGGCGATCTCGTCACCGCCCGCGGCCCCGGCTCGTCGGCTGCGGCTGCAGAGACGCTCCTCGACGAACTAGACATCGACGGATCGGACTGA
- a CDS encoding GtrA family protein, whose product MSARSLLADLRAWLANGRVMRRFLELVSAVRFGKFASVGVVGALFDVTTATALRELGVYPEIAVFVGIEVSVVVMFFLNDNWTFSEEGTGGIRPTLRRLARSNLVRTGGILVQLGTFRLLYRVIGADLAIAGLDGWFVVSKVGGIGAGLLVNFVAESLFTWRVHTDPDEG is encoded by the coding sequence ATGAGTGCGCGCTCGTTGCTAGCCGATCTCCGGGCGTGGCTCGCGAACGGTCGAGTGATGAGACGATTTCTCGAACTGGTGTCGGCGGTGCGGTTCGGCAAGTTCGCCTCGGTCGGGGTCGTCGGCGCGCTGTTCGATGTGACGACCGCGACGGCGCTGCGCGAACTCGGCGTCTATCCCGAGATTGCCGTCTTCGTCGGGATCGAGGTCTCAGTCGTCGTCATGTTCTTTCTCAACGATAACTGGACGTTTTCGGAGGAGGGAACTGGCGGGATTCGGCCGACACTTCGGCGGCTGGCCCGGTCGAACCTCGTCCGTACCGGCGGTATCCTCGTTCAACTCGGGACGTTTCGACTGCTCTACCGGGTGATCGGGGCCGATCTCGCCATCGCGGGTCTGGACGGCTGGTTCGTCGTCTCGAAAGTCGGCGGGATCGGTGCGGGGCTGCTCGTCAACTTCGTCGCCGAGAGCCTGTTCACGTGGCGGGTCCACACGGACCCCGACGAGGGATGA
- a CDS encoding DUF2298 domain-containing protein, which yields MEYGLVVRWLAVFLVLGVAGTPLAALCFRRFPDRGAALAPPLSLAIVGIVAYWVGHFSLTIGLVAGLAVLVGLSTIALRRLDRDAFGGRRTLAPMAVFALAFLFMIAVRAVDPAVHPGGGEKFLDFGLLKSLSRTSRLPPEDVWFAGESVSYYYGGHLLTTLLSKLTATEPRYAYNLALAGFYAMVVTAAYGLAGAIAAERDRSPHTAGVVAAFLVGFASNLETAGRAVLWLLPESATETIAGWLGVEIRGLAASPTAFTYWDASRVIPGTVNEFPLFAWLNGDLHAHMMSTPFLLLAAGLWFAYYRTPSDAVWRRRLLVFGAIPPLAGLLAVVNTWSFPTVAGIGWLALTFADPDPVSLFPERIVARLRSLTDTGFRRELARTASALAAAAIVLALGVVWSIPFWLGSASGRAVAFFPARSPLGPLLLVYGGFLLVFVPYLTAHARSDLSRRSQRAALVATGGLIAVALLADAAAVGVFGPLLAVGWLVLATRRSAGPSDPRSSFVDSGRRNPAESDGGVATGDSRVPTVGYETVLLVAGAGLVLLVEFVYIQENAGPGRFNTVFKTYAQVWVLFATAAGAMAAWLVDARPVGIADAMTGRWRVAGRALLALVVLSTSIYGGLALTDQFTSESPATSVDDPTLDARAFVPATHPDEAAAIAWLDNRYGQPHIVSLPGCWCNENEALRPYRWVNAPSSMTGLPTVAGWSHETGYRGDAAYRERVADVEAIYQGAPTIQTELLAEYDVQYVYVGPNERAAYESISVAELQGVSVAQEFEAVTIYRVDQTALST from the coding sequence ATGGAGTACGGTCTCGTCGTCCGGTGGCTCGCCGTCTTTCTCGTCCTCGGCGTGGCGGGCACACCGCTGGCCGCGCTCTGTTTCCGCCGATTCCCCGACCGTGGGGCCGCCCTCGCGCCCCCACTCTCGCTCGCGATCGTCGGGATCGTCGCCTACTGGGTCGGCCACTTCTCACTCACTATCGGCCTCGTCGCCGGACTCGCCGTCCTTGTGGGTCTATCGACGATCGCACTTCGACGACTCGACCGCGACGCATTCGGCGGCCGGCGAACGCTCGCCCCGATGGCGGTGTTCGCGCTCGCCTTCCTGTTCATGATCGCGGTTCGGGCGGTCGATCCAGCGGTGCACCCGGGCGGCGGTGAGAAGTTCCTCGACTTCGGTCTCCTCAAGTCGCTCTCGCGTACGTCGCGCCTGCCGCCCGAGGACGTCTGGTTCGCCGGCGAATCGGTCAGCTACTACTACGGCGGCCACCTCCTTACGACGCTCCTCTCGAAACTCACGGCCACCGAACCCCGATACGCGTACAACCTCGCGCTCGCGGGTTTCTACGCGATGGTCGTCACCGCAGCCTACGGGCTCGCGGGCGCGATCGCGGCCGAACGCGATCGATCGCCTCACACTGCGGGCGTGGTCGCGGCTTTCCTCGTCGGATTCGCGAGCAACCTCGAAACGGCTGGTCGGGCGGTGTTGTGGCTCCTTCCCGAGAGTGCGACGGAAACGATCGCCGGCTGGCTCGGTGTCGAAATCCGTGGCCTCGCCGCATCACCGACGGCGTTCACCTACTGGGACGCGAGCCGCGTCATCCCGGGCACCGTCAACGAATTTCCGCTGTTCGCGTGGCTCAACGGCGACCTCCACGCCCACATGATGAGCACGCCGTTCCTCCTGCTTGCGGCGGGACTCTGGTTCGCGTATTACCGGACACCTTCCGACGCGGTGTGGCGACGACGCCTCCTCGTGTTTGGAGCTATCCCGCCGCTCGCGGGCTTACTCGCGGTCGTCAACACGTGGAGCTTCCCGACCGTCGCCGGGATCGGGTGGCTCGCGCTGACCTTTGCCGATCCCGATCCGGTGTCGCTGTTTCCCGAGCGGATCGTGGCACGGTTGCGGTCACTCACCGACACCGGCTTCCGTCGGGAACTCGCCAGGACAGCGAGTGCGCTCGCGGCCGCGGCGATCGTTCTCGCGCTCGGGGTCGTGTGGTCGATCCCGTTCTGGCTCGGTTCGGCCAGCGGCCGTGCCGTCGCCTTCTTCCCGGCCCGGAGCCCGCTCGGTCCATTGCTGCTCGTCTATGGCGGATTTCTCCTCGTGTTCGTTCCGTATCTCACCGCGCACGCCCGCTCCGATCTCTCACGGCGAAGCCAGCGGGCAGCCCTCGTGGCGACGGGTGGCCTGATCGCGGTCGCGTTGCTCGCGGATGCGGCTGCCGTCGGCGTGTTCGGTCCGCTGCTGGCCGTTGGCTGGCTCGTTCTCGCCACCCGACGGAGTGCCGGACCGAGCGACCCTCGCTCGTCGTTCGTCGACAGCGGTCGACGGAACCCCGCCGAATCCGATGGTGGGGTCGCGACCGGTGACTCACGCGTTCCGACCGTCGGCTACGAGACGGTGCTTTTGGTTGCTGGGGCAGGACTCGTTCTGCTAGTCGAGTTCGTCTACATTCAGGAAAACGCGGGACCGGGACGGTTCAACACGGTGTTCAAGACCTACGCCCAGGTCTGGGTGCTCTTCGCGACCGCGGCGGGCGCGATGGCCGCGTGGCTGGTCGACGCCCGTCCCGTCGGGATCGCCGACGCGATGACGGGCCGATGGCGGGTCGCCGGTCGCGCGCTGCTCGCGCTGGTCGTGCTCTCGACGTCGATCTACGGTGGCCTCGCGCTCACCGATCAGTTCACGAGTGAGAGTCCGGCAACGAGTGTCGACGACCCGACACTCGACGCGCGCGCGTTCGTCCCGGCAACACATCCTGACGAGGCGGCCGCCATCGCGTGGCTCGACAACCGATACGGCCAGCCACACATCGTCTCACTACCGGGCTGTTGGTGCAACGAGAACGAGGCGCTCCGGCCCTACCGCTGGGTGAACGCCCCGTCCAGCATGACGGGACTCCCGACGGTTGCGGGCTGGAGCCACGAGACTGGCTACCGGGGTGATGCGGCGTACCGCGAGCGCGTCGCGGATGTCGAGGCGATCTACCAGGGTGCTCCCACGATTCAGACGGAACTCCTCGCGGAGTACGACGTTCAGTACGTCTACGTCGGCCCGAACGAGCGCGCGGCGTACGAATCGATCTCGGTCGCGGAGCTCCAGGGCGTCAGCGTCGCTCAGGAGTTCGAGGCCGTGACGATCTATCGTGTCGATCAGACAGCGTTATCGACCTGA
- a CDS encoding DUF2110 family protein: MVVLATKCYVEGDARERALTGLRSLVDNAIGELTVEYEVGVRHDDFPSVTVEGEDSVAARNVLGEEWGAITPEFEPGETYTGTLTSWDESGFVLDAGEDIHVPADEIGLGQGSPEQIRTRYGLVQHLPLQFVYGEPSRLADDERDRLYDWTRGAGRVNVNSATRGEARATVNRAGHANDIVTVERLGLLEQSVICREGTDPPGLLASIGGYLPAELLCVVP; this comes from the coding sequence ATGGTCGTTCTTGCCACGAAGTGCTACGTCGAGGGTGACGCCCGCGAGCGTGCGCTCACCGGACTTCGCTCGCTCGTCGACAACGCGATCGGCGAGCTCACCGTGGAGTACGAGGTCGGCGTCCGTCACGACGACTTCCCGTCGGTGACCGTCGAAGGCGAGGACAGTGTGGCTGCACGGAACGTCCTCGGCGAGGAATGGGGCGCGATCACACCCGAGTTCGAACCCGGCGAGACCTACACCGGCACCCTCACGTCGTGGGACGAGTCGGGGTTCGTGCTCGACGCCGGCGAGGATATCCACGTGCCGGCCGACGAGATCGGGCTGGGCCAGGGGAGTCCCGAGCAGATCAGAACGCGGTACGGCCTCGTCCAGCATCTCCCTCTTCAGTTCGTCTACGGCGAGCCCTCGCGGCTGGCCGACGACGAGCGCGACCGACTGTACGACTGGACGCGGGGGGCCGGTCGGGTGAACGTCAACAGCGCGACCCGTGGAGAGGCGCGCGCGACCGTCAACCGTGCGGGCCACGCGAACGACATCGTAACCGTCGAGCGGCTCGGGCTCCTCGAACAGAGCGTGATCTGTCGCGAGGGGACCGATCCGCCGGGGCTGCTCGCGAGTATCGGTGGGTATCTGCCCGCCGAGCTCCTCTGTGTTGTCCCATGA
- a CDS encoding DUF5803 family protein gives MTRRRLLAFGLVVAFVALAGCSSVLGPGSGGGNAAANASYDWETNGTNATINVTGGRYTAVYNVSNESTFPVFQRNELGQNQPLPVSALQFQYPNGTVVTSSESSRLNVTSERERAVINLPARNGQVAFTASAQGKRFGTRTFVEGTYEVTIPKGMRVDYEPLARVSPSGYTADRTADGRVRLTWQNVDSNAVVVRYYLQRDLYLFIAGAAVLVLVAAGGALYYLRQIRELEQQRKEAGPDVDTGSVDDNDGPPGFG, from the coding sequence ATGACGCGCCGGCGGCTGCTCGCGTTCGGGCTGGTGGTCGCGTTCGTCGCGCTGGCGGGCTGTTCGTCGGTGCTCGGGCCGGGCTCGGGTGGTGGGAACGCGGCCGCCAACGCAAGCTATGACTGGGAAACCAACGGGACGAACGCCACGATCAACGTCACCGGTGGGCGCTATACGGCAGTCTACAACGTTTCGAACGAATCGACGTTCCCGGTCTTCCAACGGAACGAGCTCGGACAGAACCAACCACTGCCGGTCTCCGCGCTCCAGTTCCAATATCCGAACGGAACCGTCGTCACCTCGTCGGAGTCATCGAGACTGAACGTCACGAGCGAGCGCGAGCGAGCGGTCATCAATCTCCCCGCGAGAAACGGCCAGGTCGCGTTCACCGCGTCGGCCCAGGGCAAGCGCTTCGGCACTCGCACGTTCGTCGAAGGAACGTACGAGGTCACGATCCCGAAGGGGATGCGGGTCGATTACGAGCCGCTCGCCCGCGTCTCACCCTCCGGCTACACTGCCGACCGCACTGCCGACGGCCGGGTTCGGCTCACGTGGCAAAACGTCGACAGCAACGCGGTCGTGGTGCGGTACTACCTCCAGCGTGACCTCTACCTCTTCATTGCCGGGGCGGCCGTACTGGTGCTCGTCGCGGCCGGCGGCGCGCTCTACTACCTCCGGCAGATCCGGGAGTTGGAACAGCAGCGGAAGGAAGCGGGGCCGGACGTCGACACCGGCAGCGTGGATGACAATGACGGTCCGCCTGGATTCGGGTAG
- a CDS encoding glycosyltransferase, with protein sequence MHRSVGVVVPAYRPDVERLATYVAAIDERCTPTTIRIELDAPQSGVAERLADLPATVATSPDRRGKGRAITAGFEALDTDVLVFADADGSTPADSLADVIAPVVADEAALAVGSRRHPDARIARHRTFARRRLGDTFAWLARRLIDPPLYDYQCGAKAISREAWTTIREHLYEPGFAWDIELVAMANAFDLSIEEIPITWHDEPDSTVSPVETSLALANGLLAARHRAALVAESSLHDAIAARREEPTALVDAGRPDR encoded by the coding sequence ATGCACCGGTCCGTCGGGGTCGTCGTGCCGGCCTACCGGCCCGACGTCGAGCGTCTCGCGACGTACGTCGCCGCGATCGACGAGCGCTGCACCCCGACGACCATCCGGATCGAACTCGACGCGCCCCAGTCCGGAGTGGCCGAACGCCTCGCTGACCTCCCGGCGACCGTCGCTACGTCTCCCGACCGCCGGGGAAAGGGACGCGCGATCACCGCTGGGTTCGAGGCACTCGACACCGACGTGCTCGTCTTCGCCGACGCCGACGGGAGCACGCCCGCCGACTCGCTCGCCGACGTGATCGCGCCAGTCGTCGCGGACGAAGCGGCGCTCGCGGTCGGCTCGCGTCGCCATCCCGATGCGAGGATCGCGCGGCACCGGACGTTCGCGCGCCGCCGACTCGGCGACACGTTCGCGTGGCTCGCCCGCCGTCTCATCGATCCGCCGCTGTACGACTATCAGTGTGGCGCGAAGGCGATCTCGCGCGAGGCGTGGACGACGATCCGCGAGCACCTCTACGAGCCGGGGTTCGCGTGGGACATCGAGCTGGTGGCGATGGCCAACGCGTTCGACCTCTCGATCGAGGAGATCCCGATCACGTGGCACGACGAGCCCGACTCTACCGTGTCGCCCGTGGAAACGTCGCTCGCGCTCGCGAACGGCCTGCTCGCCGCCCGTCATCGTGCGGCGCTGGTCGCGGAGAGCTCGCTCCACGACGCGATCGCCGCACGGCGCGAGGAGCCGACCGCGCTGGTCGACGCGGGTCGCCCCGACCGATGA